Within the Streptomyces sp. R41 genome, the region TCAGGACCATGGGGAGTACGACGATGCCGGCGCCGCCGACGGAATTGCGCACGATCGCCGCGGACGACGCCGTACGCGGCAGATAGCGCGTGAAGTCGGGGGAGGAGGGCACCCAGCTGATGCCGCCCGCGGCGATGAGGCCGACGCCCGTGATCATCAGGGATGTCTGGCCGGCCGCCTGTCCGAAGACCTTGCTCCAGTCCGTGTCCACGATCAGATAGCCGAGGACGAGCACGGAGAAGCCGCCGAAGAGGTACGTCGCCCACTTGTTGCACTTGTGGACGGCGTTGATGCCGAGGCCCGAGATCGCGAACGTCGTGATGACGAAGAGCAGCAGCGTCACGATGACCAGGAACCTGTTGCTCTTGATGCCGAAGAGGATGTCGAGGACGGTGAGCAGCGCATAGGCGCCGGTCACCGCGTTGATCGTCTCCCAGCCCCAGCGGGCGATCCAGATCAGTGAGCCGGGAAGGAGATTCCCGCGCTGGCCGAAGACCGCGCGGGACAAGGCCATGCCGGGAGCCCCGCCGCGCTTGCCCGCGATGCCGATCAGCCCGACCAGGCCGTACGACACGATCGGCGCCGCGACACCGACGACCAGGGTCTGCCAGAAGTTGAGTCCGTACGTGACGGCCAGGCTCGCGCCCATGGTGAGCAGCAGGACGCTGATGTTGGCGGCGACCCAGGTGGGGAAGAGGTCGCGGGTTCTCGCGGTGCGTTCGGAGTGGGGGACGGGCTCTATGCCGCGGGTTTCGAGGGTTTCGAGGGCAGGAGTTTCGAGGGCGCCATCGGAGGGCTCGGTGGTGCTCATGGCGGATCATCATACTTTGTGCCGAATAGTGCCCTCTAGTGACTTATGCCCTTTGGAGGAAGCTACGGAATCTCGCCCGGGGAAGGGATTCCGCCTCCTGCGGGACCGATGGCCGATACTGGGGGCGTTATGGAAACCGTCATCCTTGCTGTAGTCATCGCCGTGGTCGTGATCGGCGCGCTCGGCGGGCTCGTCATCGGCAGTCGCAAGCGGAAGCAGCTGCCCCCGCCGCCCCCCGCCGCCCCCGACATCACCGCCCCTCCGGCCGAGCCGCACGTCGGCGACGAGGCCGAGACGCCGCGCGAAGAACCGCGCCGCACGATCGAGGAGGTGGATCTCCCCGAGGGCTCGGCGGCCACGTCGGTCGCCGTCGAGGAGCCCACACCCGTTGTCGAAGTTCCCGAGATCGAGATCCCGGAGCCGACCGCCGGACGTCTCGTACGTCTGCGCGCCCGTCTCTCCCGCTCGCAGAACGCGCTCGGCAAGGGGCTGCTCACGCTGCTCTCGCGCGAGCACCTCGACGAGGACACCTGGGAGGAGATCGAGGACACGCTGCTCACCGCCGACGTCGGCGTGCAGCCCACCCAAGAGCTGGTCGAGCGGCTGCGCGAGCGCGTCAAGGTGCTCGGCACGCGTACTCCGCAGGAGCTGCGCGGCCTGCTGCGCGAGGAGCTCCTGAACCTGGTCGGCACCGACTTCGACCGTGTCGTCAAGACCGAGCCCGAGGCCAGCAAGCCCGGCATCGTGATGGTCGTCGGCGTCAACGGCACCGGCAAGACCACCACCACCGGAAAGCTCGCCCGCGTCCTGGTGGCCGACGGCCGCACCGTCGTCCTGGGCGCCGCCGACACCTTCCGTGCCGCCGCTACCGAGCAGCTGCAGACCTGGGGCGATCGGGTCGGTGCCTACACCGTGCGCGGGCCCGAGGGCGGCGACCCCGCTTCCGTCGCCTTCGACGCGGTCAAGGAAGGCAAGGAGATGGGCTACGACGTCGTGCTCATCGACACCGCGGGCCGGCTCCACACCAAGACCGGCCTGATGGACGAGCTCGGCAAGGTCAAGCGCGTCGTGGAGAAGCACGCGCCGCTGGACGAGGTGCTGCTCGTGCTGGATGCCACGACCGGGCAGAACGGTCTGATCCAGGCCCGCGTCTTCGCCGAGGTCGTCGACATCACCGGCATTGTGCTGACCAAGCTCGACGGCACCGCCAAGGGCGGCATCGTCATCGCGGTGCAGCGCGAGCTGGGGGTGCCGGTCAAGCTGGTGGGTCTGGGCGAGGGCGCCGACGACTTGGCGCCGTTCGAGCCCGAGGCGTTCGTGGATGCTCTTATCGGCGACTAGGGCCTGTCCGGCAGATCATGTCGGAGACGCGGGGCCTGGCACGCCCATCTGCGGCGTTGTCGTCGGTTGCCGACGCTCCGCGTCGTCGCCCTCCTCCGCCTTGCAGCTGGACGCACCAGGCCCCGCTCACCTGCGGTTATGAGGCGCCGCAGCTCTCCTCCGACCTGATCCGCCGGACAGGCCCTAGCGGCCGCCGGCCGTCGCTCTCTCCGCCCACGGACCGCAACCATCAATTGAGGAACCACGGCGGCGATCGGCCTGGTCCGCGAGAGAGGCGCCGGTCAGGCGCAAAATCGAGAGCAGAGCCGGTCAGGCGCAAAAAAGGGAAGGGCCCCGCCGCATGGTGCAGATGAGGCGGGGCCCTTCGCTGTGGTCGCCCGGCGGGAGCCGGGCGCGCGACCCGTGCGCCGGGAGCTACACGCGCGACCGATGCGCCACGTACGCCAACGTGCCGAGCAGCAGCCGTGCCTGCGGTGGCTTCGTCGCCGAGTCCAGGGCGGGGGAACGCAGCCACTGGACCGGGCCGAGGCCGCCTCGGCCGGAGGGCGGGGCCGTGACATACGTACCGGGACCCAGGCCGTGCAGGTCGAGGGACGCGTCGTCCCAGCCCATCCGGTAGAGCAGCTCGGGGAGTTCGGCCGCCGCGCCGGGGGCGACGAAGAAGTGGGCGCGGCCGTCCGGGGTGGCCGTGACCGGTCCGAGGGGGAGCCCCATGCGTTCGAGGCGGACGAGTGCGCGGCGCCCGGCGGGTTCGGCGACCTCGATCACGTCGAAGGCGCGGCCGACCGGCAGCATCACCGCGGCCCCCGGGAACTCGGCCCAGGCCTCGGTCGCTTCGTCGAGTGTGGCGCCGGCCGGGATCGTCGGCGCGAAGTCCAGCGGGTGCGCGCCCGGTGCGGGGCAGTCGGCCTTGCCGCACGAGCACGCTCCGGCGGCGGCCCGGGCGCCCGGGACCACGTCCCAGCCCCACAGCCCGGTGAACTCGGCCACGGCGGTGCACTCCGACGAGCGGCCGCGGCGCCGTGAGCCGGGCCGGATTTCGCGCATCCCCCGACTGCTGCCGATCGTGAAGCCCATGCCCCCTCCAACGGGTTCGACGCACCGGTGGTTACGTTAGGAAACCGGAACGTGACCCTCTGTTCCCGACTTCCCGTGCCGCGCGGTCCAGGCGGCGCTTTGTGGTGCCCCGGGTGGTGCGCTCGACATCGTGCGCCCCGGCGCACATCGCTCCGCCGCACTCCCGGTCGTCCTATGTCAAGTGAATCGCGCGCAGGCGACCCGGAGTTCATTCGAAGGGGTGGCGAATGGTGGCGTTTGCGGGATCGCCATGGCTGGACGGGTGATCGTAGGATTACTTTGAGTGCACGAGTCCTGGGGACGTGTGCACTCGTGGGTATGCCAAGGGCAAGTCGGCTTCCCGTTCGAAGGGTGAGAACTGCCGGACGCGCGGCCGTATTTACCGGCATTCTGATAGGGCTTGGGCGCACGCAGCGTGCAAGTGGTCTCAGGGATGGGGGCGTTCCAGTGGGCGGCAACGGCGAAAGCGGGACGAACGCTGACAAGCGCCCCAATGAGCTGCTCGGCTCGTGGTTCGTGCGCAGCGGTTGGTCGAAGGGCGAGCTCGCGCGTCAAGTGAACCGCAGGGCCCGCCAGTTGGGGGCCAATCACATCTCCACGGACACCTCGCGGGTGCGCCGCTGGCTGGACGGGGAGAACCCGCGGGAGCCGATCCCGCGAATCCTGTCCGAGCTGTTCTCCGAGCGTTTCGGCTGTGTCGTCGCCGTAGAGGACCTCGGCCTGCGCGCCGCCCACCAGTCACCGTCCGTGTCCGGCGTCGACCTGCCCTGGACGGGCCCGCAGACCGTGGCGCTGATCAGTGAGTACTCGCGCAGCGACCTGATGCTGGCGCGCCGCGGCTTCCTCGGCAGCTCACTGGCCCTCTCCGCCGGCCCGGCGCTCATCGAGCCCATGCAGCGCTGGCTCGTGCCCACGCCCACAGCGCCGCACGAGGAGCCCGAGCCCCCGGCCTCGACCCGCCGCGGCGGCCGGCTCTCCAAGCCGGAGCTGGACCTCCTGGAGTCCACCACGGTGATGTTCCGGCAGTGGGACGCCCAGTGCGGCGGCGGTCTGCGCCGCAAGGCGATCGTCGGGCAACTGCACGAGGTGACGGACCTGCTGCAGGAGCCCCAGCCCGCCGCGACCAACAAACGCCTGTTCAAGGTCGCCGCGGAGCTGGCCGAACTGGCGGGCTGGATGAGCTACGACGTGGGGCTCCAGCCCACCGCGCAGAAGTACTTCGTGCTCGCCCTGCACGCCGCCAAGGAAGCGGGCGACAAGCCGCTCGGCTCGTACATCCTCTCCAGCATGAGCCGCCAGATGATCCATCTCGGCCGGCCCGACGACGCCCTGGAACTCATCCATCTCGCGCAGTACGGAAGCCGTGACTGCGCGAGCCCGCGCACCCAGTCGATGCTGTATGCGATGGAGGCCCGCGCCTACGCCAACATGGGCCAGCCAGGAAAGTGCAAGCGGGCCGTCCGGATGGCCGAGGACACCTTCGCCGACGTCCATGAGTGGGACGACCCGGACCCCGACTGGATCCGGTTCTTCTCGAAGGCCGAGCTGTACGGCGAGAACTCGCACTCCTACCGTGACCTCGCCTACGTCGCCGGGCGCAGCCCCACGTACGCGTCCATGGCCGAGCCCCTGATGCAGGAGGCCGTCGACCGCTTCGGCAAGGACCAGGAGCACCAGCGTTCGTACGCACTCAACCTCATCGGCATGGCCACCGTGCACCTCCTGCAGCGCGAGCCCGCGCAGAGCGCGGTGCTGGCCAAGGAGGCGATGACGGTCGCCAAGAAGGTGCGCTCCGAGCGCGTCAACACTCGTATCCGAAAGACGGTCGACACGGCGGCCCGCGACTTCGGGGACCTCGCCGAGGTCATCGACCTCACCGACCAGCTCGCCATCGACCTGCCCGAGACCGCCGAGGCGGTCTGAATCGGCCGCGCAAGCGGCCCCGGCCCAGTACTCCGGCCACGGCCGGCTGTCCCGAACTGCCCGACTCGGCTCCCCCATGCCAGGTCATCGGACGGCCGACCGTGGCCGGTTTATTCGCCTTCGAAGAAGGTTGCGCCACGATAACGATCGCTCGGCCCGGTATCTGGCAGTTCATGGACGCGTAACACACAGGACCTCTTCGTCACTGCGGCGAAACATCGAGGGGCTTCGACGGAAACCGCGCTGCGCCAATCTCATGGCGCATAACCGGCCCGCCCCTCACGCCCACTCAGGCTTCGCCCGCACGGGGCCGTACCAACGACGAGGAGACGCCGATGGCACCAGCCATCACCCTTGCCGCAGAGGCACCCAAGCTGTCTGCCGCCAACACAGGGTTCATGCTCATCTGTTCCGCCCTGGTGCTGATCATGACGCCCGGCCTGGCCTTCTTCTATGGAGGCATGGTCCGCGTCAAGAGCACCCTCAACATGCTGATGATGAGTTTCATCAGCATGGGGATCATCACCATCCTGTGGGTGCTGTACGGCTTCTCCCTCGCCTTCGGCACCGACAAGGGCTCGATCATCGGCTGGACGTCGGACTGGGTCGGCCTCAGCGACATCGGCCTGACGCAGCTGTGGCCCGGGTACACCATCCCGATCTTCGCCTTCATGGTCTTCCAGCTGATGTTCGCCATCATCACGCCCGCGCTGATAAGCGGCGCTCTGGCGGACCGCGTGAAGTTCACGGCGTGGTCGCTGTTCATCGCGCTGTGGGCCACGGTCGTCTACTTCCCGGTCGCCCACTGGGTCTGGGGCACCGGTGGCTGGGCCTTCGATCTGGGCGTGATCGACTTCGCCGGTGGTACGGCGGTCCACATCAACGCGGGTGCCGCGGCGCTCGGCGTGATCCTGGTCATCGGCAAGCGCGTCGGCTTCAAGAAGGACCCGATGCGTCCGCACAGCCTTCCGCTGGTCATGCTCGGCTCCGGTCTGCTGTGGTTCGGCTGGTTCGGATTCAACGCCGGTTCGTGGCTCGGCAACGACGACGGCGTCGGCGCGCTGATGTTCGTCAACACTCAGATCGCCACCGCCGCCGCCATGCTGGCCTGGCTCATCTACGAGAAGATCCGCCACGGCGCGTTCACCACGCTGGGTGCCGCCTCGGGCGCCGTCGCCGGTCTGGTCGCCATCACCCCGTCCGGTGGTGCGGTCTCCCCGCTCGGTGCGATCGCCGTCGGTGTCATCGCCGGTGTGCTGTGTGCCATGGCCGTCGGTCTGAAGTACAGGTTCGGCTACGACGACTCCCTCGACGTCGTCGGCGTCCACATGGTCGGCGGTGTCGTCGGCTCCCTGCTGATCGGCCTCCTGGCCAGCGGCAAGGGCCAGTCCACCGTGGAGGGTCTCTTCTACGGCGGCGGCATGACCCAGTTCTGGAAGCAGTGCGCCGGTGTCTTCGCCGTCCTCGCCTACTCCCTGATCGCCTCCGCGATCCTCGCCTTCCTCATCGACAAGACGATGGGCATGAGGGTCACCGAGGATGAGGAGATCGCGGGCATCGACCAGGCCGAGCACGCCGAGACCGCATACGACTTCAGTGGCGCCGGCGGCGGCGTCGTCGGGTCCGCCGCTTCGGCCCCGGCCGCCACGGAGAGCAAGAAGGTGGACGCATGAAGCTCATCACCGCCGTCGTGAAGCCCCACCGGCTCGACGAGATCAAGGAGGCCCTGCAGGCCTTCGGGGTACACGGTCTGACGGTCACCGAGGCCAGCGGCTACGGTCGGCAGAGGGGCCACACCGAGGTCTACCGTGGCGCCGAGTACACGGTCGACCTGGTCCCCAAGATCCGCATCGAGGTGCTGGCCGAGGACGACGACGCCGAACAGCTCATCGACGTCGTCGTGAAGGCGGCCCGCACCGGCAAGATCGGTGACGGCAAGGTCTGGTCCATCCCGGTCGAGACAGCCGTCCGGGTCCGGACCGGCGAGCGCGGCCCGGACGCGCTCTAACCGGACCCGCTCAAAAGAAGAAGAAAGACAGGAGTCGCTGGGTGACGAGTACGGACATGCGTACGGAAGCAGAGGACTCGGGACCCAGCGGCTACGCGGCGGCCCGGCTGCGCCTCCTCCAGGAGGGGGCGCGGTCCGGGCCGCCGCGCCGTGCCGCCCTCGCGGAACTCACCGACGACTGGCTGACCGGCCTGTTCACCGCCGGCTCCGAAGGACTGCGCGGGGTGTCGTTGGTCGCCGTCGGCGGCTACGGACGCGGCGAACTCTCTCCCCGCAGCGACCTCGATCTGCTGCTCCTGCACGACGGCAGCGACTCCGGCGGGGTCGCCGCCCTCGCCGACCGCATCTGGTACCCCGTCTGGGACCTGGGTCTCGCTCTCGACCATTCCGTCCGTACGCCCGCCGAGGCTCGCAAGACCGCGGCCGAGGATCTCAAGGTGCAGCTGGGGCTGCTGGACGCCCGGCATCTCGCGGGCGACCTCGGCCTCACCGCCGGATTGCGTACGGCCGTCCTCGCCGACTGGCGGAACCTTGCGCCGAAACGTCTCCCCGAACTCCAGGAACTGTGCGCCGAACGGGCCGAGCGCCAGGGCGAGCTGCAGTACCTCCTCGAACCGGACCTGAAGGAGGCGCGCGGCGGCTTGCGCGACGCCACCGCCCTGCGCGCCGTCGCCGCCTCCTGGCTCGCGGACGCGCCCCGCGAGGGCCTCTCGGACGCCCGGCGCAGGCTCCTGGACGTACGCGACGCACTGCATCTCACCACCGGACGCGCCACCGACCGCCTCTCCCTCCAGGAGCAGGACCAGGTCGCCGCGGAACTGGGGCTGCTGGACGCCGACACCCTGCTGCGCCAGGTGTACGAGGCCGCGCGCGTCGTCTCGTACGCCAGTGACGTCACCTGGCGCGAGGTGGGGCGCGTGCTGCGTTCGCGCGCTGTGCGTCCGCGGTTGCGCGCCATGCTCGGCGGCGGCGCCAAGCCCGCCGCGGAGCGCTCCCCGCTCGCCGAGGGTGTGGTCGAGATGGACGGCGAGGTGGTCCTCGCCCGGGCCGCACGACCCGAGCGCGATCCCGTACTCCCGCTCCGCGCCGCGGCCGCGGCGGCACAGGCGGGGCTCCCGCTGTCCCTGCACGCCGTACGGCGCATGGCCGCCGCGGCGCGCCCCCTGCCCGCGCCCTGGC harbors:
- a CDS encoding P-II family nitrogen regulator; translated protein: MKLITAVVKPHRLDEIKEALQAFGVHGLTVTEASGYGRQRGHTEVYRGAEYTVDLVPKIRIEVLAEDDDAEQLIDVVVKAARTGKIGDGKVWSIPVETAVRVRTGERGPDAL
- a CDS encoding ammonium transporter, yielding MAPAITLAAEAPKLSAANTGFMLICSALVLIMTPGLAFFYGGMVRVKSTLNMLMMSFISMGIITILWVLYGFSLAFGTDKGSIIGWTSDWVGLSDIGLTQLWPGYTIPIFAFMVFQLMFAIITPALISGALADRVKFTAWSLFIALWATVVYFPVAHWVWGTGGWAFDLGVIDFAGGTAVHINAGAAALGVILVIGKRVGFKKDPMRPHSLPLVMLGSGLLWFGWFGFNAGSWLGNDDGVGALMFVNTQIATAAAMLAWLIYEKIRHGAFTTLGAASGAVAGLVAITPSGGAVSPLGAIAVGVIAGVLCAMAVGLKYRFGYDDSLDVVGVHMVGGVVGSLLIGLLASGKGQSTVEGLFYGGGMTQFWKQCAGVFAVLAYSLIASAILAFLIDKTMGMRVTEDEEIAGIDQAEHAETAYDFSGAGGGVVGSAASAPAATESKKVDA
- a CDS encoding cytosine permease, producing the protein MSTTEPSDGALETPALETLETRGIEPVPHSERTARTRDLFPTWVAANISVLLLTMGASLAVTYGLNFWQTLVVGVAAPIVSYGLVGLIGIAGKRGGAPGMALSRAVFGQRGNLLPGSLIWIARWGWETINAVTGAYALLTVLDILFGIKSNRFLVIVTLLLFVITTFAISGLGINAVHKCNKWATYLFGGFSVLVLGYLIVDTDWSKVFGQAAGQTSLMITGVGLIAAGGISWVPSSPDFTRYLPRTASSAAIVRNSVGGAGIVVLPMVLMGAVMAVSTPDLASAADPVSFLGAILPLWIAVPYLLIALVGMLLINAMSMYSAGFTAQTLGFEVPRHWAVSVNAVISLVFGGVLMLVATSFMGSFIAFLSLLAVAFSAWVGVFGADMLRRKEYDAEALLNTTRTSAYWYRGGFSPAAVAAWAVGLGSGLLFTTSDWFTGPLAADNPIGEYGLGWVATIVVSFLLYVVLPKPAVTTTERPEPAKEAAAMAV
- a CDS encoding bifunctional DNA primase/polymerase, which encodes MGFTIGSSRGMREIRPGSRRRGRSSECTAVAEFTGLWGWDVVPGARAAAGACSCGKADCPAPGAHPLDFAPTIPAGATLDEATEAWAEFPGAAVMLPVGRAFDVIEVAEPAGRRALVRLERMGLPLGPVTATPDGRAHFFVAPGAAAELPELLYRMGWDDASLDLHGLGPGTYVTAPPSGRGGLGPVQWLRSPALDSATKPPQARLLLGTLAYVAHRSRV
- the ftsY gene encoding signal recognition particle-docking protein FtsY; this encodes METVILAVVIAVVVIGALGGLVIGSRKRKQLPPPPPAAPDITAPPAEPHVGDEAETPREEPRRTIEEVDLPEGSAATSVAVEEPTPVVEVPEIEIPEPTAGRLVRLRARLSRSQNALGKGLLTLLSREHLDEDTWEEIEDTLLTADVGVQPTQELVERLRERVKVLGTRTPQELRGLLREELLNLVGTDFDRVVKTEPEASKPGIVMVVGVNGTGKTTTTGKLARVLVADGRTVVLGAADTFRAAATEQLQTWGDRVGAYTVRGPEGGDPASVAFDAVKEGKEMGYDVVLIDTAGRLHTKTGLMDELGKVKRVVEKHAPLDEVLLVLDATTGQNGLIQARVFAEVVDITGIVLTKLDGTAKGGIVIAVQRELGVPVKLVGLGEGADDLAPFEPEAFVDALIGD